Proteins from a genomic interval of Capsicum annuum cultivar UCD-10X-F1 chromosome 4, UCD10Xv1.1, whole genome shotgun sequence:
- the LOC107869011 gene encoding uncharacterized protein LOC107869011, with protein sequence MAPFEALYRRRCRSPIGWFEVGKAVVSGPDAVFEAMEKYKLIQERLKIAQSLHKSYADVRKRALVFEVNDLVYLNISLVKRVEIFAIHPVFHVSMFKKHIGDSVVVDPSENFNVQDSLLYDKFLVEILDY encoded by the exons atggctccatttgaggctttatacaGAAggcgatgtagatcacccataggttggtttgaagtgggtaaagccGTTGTGAgtggacctgatgctgtgtttgaagctatggagaaataTAAACTGATTCAAGAAAGGTTAAAGATAGCCCAAAGTCTTCataagtcatatgcagatgtgagaaaaagaGCTCTTGTGTTTGAGGTTAacgatttggtgtacttgaataTTTCACTCGTGAAGAGGGTAGaaatatttg CTATCCATCCTGTCTTTCACGTTTCTATGTTCAaaaagcacattggtgattctgttgttgttgatccgtcaGAAAATTTtaatgttcaggatagccttttgtATGATAAATTTTTGGTTGAAATCCTGGATTATTAA